TCATCGGTCTCGTGGAGAACATGCCGGACGGCCGCGCGCAGCGCCCGGGCGATATCGTGACCTCCCTTTCCGGCCAGACCATCGAGATCATCAATACGGATGCCGAAGGCCGTCTCGTGCTGGCCGACGTACTTTGGTACGCGCAGGATCGATTCAAGCCGGCATTCATGGTCGATCTCGCCACGTTGACGGGGGCCATCCTCGTGGCTCTCGGCCAGGAGCATGCGGGGCTCTTCAGCAACGACGACACCCTGTCCGACAGGCTTGCCGCGGCTGGCCGGGAGACGGGCGAGAAGGTGTGGCGCCTGCCGCTCGCCCCCGCCTATGACAATCTCATCGACTCGAAATTCGCCGATATGAAGAACACAGGCGGACGCTACGGTGGCTCAATCACCGCGGCGCAGTTCCTGCAACGCCATGTCAAGGATACGCCGTGGGCGCACCTCGATATCGCCGGAACGGGGATGAATGCGCCGCAAACCGAAATCAACAGGAGCTGGGGCTCCGGCTGGGGAGTCCGCCTGCTTGATCGCCTCGTGCGCGACCACTACGAGAGCTGAGCGATAACAACTTGGTGAGCATGGAAGCTGGCGGCGCGTGACGGAAGTCCTGTTCTATCATCTGCAGAGGCAGCCGCTCGAAGGTGTGCTGCCGACGCTCGTCGAGAAAAGCCTGGAGCGGGGCTGGCGGGTGGCGATCGAGGTTCCCGAGCGTGAACGTCTTGCCGCGCTTGACGATCACCTCTGGACCTATCGCGAGGAGAGCTTCCTGCCCCACGGCACGCAAGCCGACCCGGACGCGTCCAGCCAACCGGTCGTGCTCACCACGTCACCGGACAACCCGAACGATGCATCCGTGCGCTTCCTCGTCGACGGCGCGACCTTGAGTGTGGAAGCGGCGAGTTACGACCGCATTGTTGTCCTATTTGACGGCAATGACGATGAGGCGCTAGCCGAGGCCCGCGGCCAATGGCGTGTCGCCCGCGAGCAGGGCTTCGACGTGACCTATTGGCAGCAGGACGAACAAGGGCGCTGGCAGAAGAAGGCCTGACGAAGGCTGGGCGTAGTGCCCATCAAGGCCGTCATTGCCCGGAGGACCGTATGCTGTTGTCAGCCCGTTCCGAACGCGATCACGAGGATGACGGTGGACGCCACCATAGGCGTGCTCGCTGGCCGGCCCGCGCCGTTGTCACAGGTGCGCTTCTCGGGCTCGCGCTCCTCTCTCCGATTGAAGCAGCCAGGACCGTCGTTGCCCAAGAGCCTGTCCGCCAAGGCCAAGAGCCCGCCCGACAGGGCGGGCAGGCCGAGGCGTCGCAGGGGCCGGGGCAACGCCAGCAGCGACAGGCGAGCAGCGAGCCGGCGGACCTTCGGCTGCCCGCACCGGTCACGACCAGCCATAGTTTGCCTGCGGCGCTCGGCTCCCTGAAGTATAAGGCGACGGCAGGGAGCATTGTGCTCAACGATCAGGCAGGCCGCCCAACCGCCGAAATCGCCTATGTGGCCTATGTTCTCGACGGCCAGGATCCGGCGACGAGACCAATCGCCTTCGCCTTCAACGGCGGCCCTGGGGCGGCATCCGCATATCTGCATTTCGGTGCCATGGGGCCGCAGCGCCTTCCTTTCGGCAACCAGGGGCAGGGTCCGTCGAGCCCGCCGATCCTCACCGATAATCCCGAGACCTGGCTGCCATTCACGGACCTTGTCTTCGTCGACCCCGTCGGCACGGGATTCAGCCGCTTCCTGCGAGAAGACCAGGACCTGCGCCAGCAGTTCTGGTCCGTCAGCGGCGACGTTGCTTCGCTGTCGCGGTTCGTCACGCGCTATCTCACTGAAAACGATCGCTTGCGTTCGCCCAAGGTGCTGGTCGGGGAAAGCTACGGCGGCTTCCGCGTGCCAAAGATCGCGCGCGCCCTGCAAGGCGACTACGGTGTCGGCATCAATGGCCTTTACATCATCTCGCCCGTGCTCGACTTCAATCTGAAGGCGGAAGGCCTGCCCTTCTCGACGGCCGCCCGGCTTCCAAGCCTTGTCGCGGCCGCGCGCGCGGCCAAGGGGGAGCCGCTCACCCGGGAAGGTCTGGCCGAGGTCGAGGCCTATGCTTTGGGCGACTATCTCGTCGACGTGCTCAAGGGGCCGCGCGACAAGGCGGCCGTGGCGCGCATCGTCGACAAGGTTCATCAATTGACAGGCCTTGATCGCGATTTCCTCGCGCGCGCCGGCGGCCAGCCTGACATGACGGATGTTGCCCGCGAGCTTGGCAGGCCACGGTCGGAAGTCGCCAGCTACTACGACGCGCTGATCACCGGTCTGGATCAGGACCCCTGGGCAACGCGCGCGAGCTTCGATGATCCCGTGCTTGACGCGAGCATGGCACCGCTGACGAGCGCCACCGTGGACTATACGAGGCGCGTCCTCAACTATGAGGTCAACCGTCCCTACGAGCTTCTCAACGGCGAGATCAACCGGCGCTGGTCCTGGGGCACGCGTCGCGAAGGCCCCGAGGCCGCGCGCGACCTCAGGGCGGCGATGGCGCTCGATCCGTCCATGACGGTGGTGGTGACCCATGGTTTCACCGATCTCGTCACGCCTTATCTGGAGACGCGGCTCGTGCTTGACCGCCTGCCGCCGACGATCGCCAATCCGGAGCGCCTGCGGCTCGAGGTCGTGCCGGGCGGACACATGTTCTATACCCGCGACGATTCTCGAAAGGCACTGCGCGACAGCGCCGAACGGTTGTTTAAGGCGGTGGGGCAGAGGTTGTAATCGTTCATTCGTGCTGCCCCAGCCGATCGCGGAATCTGCCGAGGCGCAGTCAGGACGCCGATCGTCTAGCTAGGAGCGAGGAATTATCTTTTTAAAAAGCCACTTTTGGGCAGCATCCCGCGCGGTATTCAAGGGATGCTTGATAAATTCTGCAGCGTGTTCAGCGCGCTCACTCGTCCTGCCTATGATCGTTTGAGACCGTACATCGTCAGTGTTGCTGTAATATACAAAACTCTTCTGGCTAGGCTTGAAATAGTCCGGCTCTGGGGTTGGTCGGGGATTCTCGAAGTATATCTTTGTATACCGGTGATTCCGCATAACGTCATCATCGGCCATTGCGAGCACCCCAAAATATCCTCGAATTTCAAGATGCTTGTATCCAAGCTTATTCATCGCTGCAGCGAATTGCTTGGCAAAAGCGCAACCCGGATGACTGCCGTAAGGCGCGCCTCCGTGCTTTGATTTCACATATTGTGAGAATCCGATGTACAGGCGGAGGAACCGAAAGTCGGTTGGCAGGCCGGAGGCCTTCATATGCTTGGCGAATGTATCTGGAGACCATGTCCTTTCCCTGGAGAGGAAAGCATTGTTGACAAGCTTTTGCGGAGCGGACAGAAGTGGATTTGGGCGGGGCTCGGGGGTTCCCATCGCCTTGGCCCCCGAATAGGTGACCGGGTCTTCTACGCCGCCGATGACGTTTTCGTCGGAATGGCCTGGGATATCGGCATCAAGCAGGACATATAATTTAGCCTCGCAATCGAGATCGCGCAGGGGACGTGTCGCCAGCCAGGTGCTCTCGAGCATGTCATCCGGCTTTTGCAGGATGCCATAGAGACCCTTCTTACCGATAAACCTCTGCTCGTTCCAAATTTGAGCGAGCTCTCTCAATTTCTGTGCACGGATAGGAATATAGATCAGTCCTTGCCGGCGCTCTTCTGGAATCTGCAACTCGCCGGTGGTGAGGCCCCCCGCATCGATCGCCTTTTGCAATTGGCGCTTAGGCCGAGGCGGTGCGATAGGCTCGGATGAGGTTGGGAGCGTTGTGGAAGGGCCTTGAATGGAAAGCGGTTCTCGACCGCTGGCATGTTTGGGCGGTAGAACGCCTGTAGCACGGGCAATTCTCTTGCCGACCCCCCTTGCGCCGGGAATCCTGCCGATAATTTCAGGCATTGTAAGGAGTTTCATGGACAAATCACCATCGGATTCTTGCGTCGAGATGCGAGCATTATTCGCGCCATGAAGATGTCTGGCGACGCATACGGCGCTTGAGATGTGATACTTGCCGATGAAAAAGGATTTATATTGTAGGGTATGCTCTTATACGTGTAGTATTCACATGTAGAGTGATTTCAGGTCGAGATGCGCCTGACGCCGCTTCAACCTTGTGCGCCCTCCAGCGTAGCTGTCGCGTCGAGCCATTCGTCTTCCGTTCGAGCCAGAGCCTCTGCGGCCTCGTTGCGCATGCGCGCAAGCTCCGCCGCCTTCGTCGGATTATCGCGGAAGGCCGCCGGATCGGCGAGGGCTGTGTCGACCTTCTCAATGGCGGCCGTCAGCTTCGCGATGCGCGCGTCGAGCTCGGTGACGCGCTTGCGCATGGCGTTGAGGGACGGGCGCGCCGCGCCTGCCGGCCGGGACGGCGCGGCGGCGGGCGTCTTTGCCTCCTCGCGGTTGCCGCCGCTGCCGGATTTGTCGAGGCCGAGGACAAGACGGCGATAGTCGTCCATGTCGCCATCATAAGATTTGACGGTGCCATTCGAAACGAGCCAGAGGCGTTCGGCGCAGGCCTCGATGAGAAATCGATCGTGGCTGATGAGCACGACGGCGCCCGTATAATCGTTGATCGCCTCGACGAGGGCCTGGCGGCTGTCGATGTCGAGGTGGTTGGTCGGCTCGTCGAGGATCAGGAGATGGGCGCCGCCAAAAGCTGCAAGCCCCATGAGAAGCCGGGCCTTTTCGCCGCCGGAAAGCTTATCTACCGGCGTTTCGGCCCGCGCGCCGGAAAAACCGAACTGGGCGGCGCGCGCCCGCTGCTTCGCCTGCGGCGCGTCCGGCATGAGCGCTGCGACGTGCTGCAAAGGTGTCTCGGCCAGGCTCAACTCATCCAGCTGGTGCTGGGCGAAATACGCGGTCTTCAGCTTCGGCGAATGGGTCACCTGGCCCTTCATCGGCGCTAGCCGTCCGGAGAGGAGCTTGGCGAAAGTCGACTTACCGTTGCCATTCGAGCCGAGCAGCGCGATGCGGTCGTCCGGTAAAAGGGTCAGGTTCAGGCGATCGAGCACCGTGCGGTCGCCATAGCCGACACCGACGCCTTCGATCGCGATGAGGGGTGGGGAGAGCGGGCGGTCCGGGCCCTGCAGATGGAAGGGCAGCACCTCTTCACCGGCCACGGCGGCGATTGGCTCCATCTTCTCCAGCCGCTTGAGCCGCGACTGCGCTTGGCGCGCTTTCGACGCCTTGGCGCGGAAACGCTCGACGAAGGCGCTGAGGTGTTTGCGTTCGGCTTCCTGCTTCATCCGCGCTTTGGATTGAAGGGCCTGCTTCTCCCGTCGCTGGCGATCGAAGGAGGTGTACCCGCCGCGGTAGACCGTGAGCTTGCCCTGGTCGAGATGCAGGATGTGGTCGACCGCTGTGTCCAGGAGATCGCGGTCGTGGCTGATGACGAGCACCGTATGGGGATAGCGCCCGAGATAGTCGTAAAGCCAGAGCGTGCCTTCGAGGTCGAGATAGTTTGTGGGCTCGTCGAGCAGCAGCAGATCTGGTTCGGTGAAGAGCACGGCGGCAAGAGCGACGCGCATGCGCCAGCCGCCGGAGAAGGATGAGCAAGGACGCGCCTGTGCTTCCGCATCGAACCCAAGGCCGTGGAGAATAGCGGCCGCCCGTGCCGGCGCCGAATGGGCATCGATATCGACGAGCCTGATCTCGATATCGGCACGTCGCATGGGATCAGTCGTTGTCTCGGCCTCAGCCAGCAGCGCGGCGCGTTCGGTATCGGCCGCTAGGACCACCTCGATCAGCGTCTCCGGCCCACTCGGGGCTTCCTGCGCCACCGCGCCGATCCGCCAGTTCTTCGGACGGGTAATGCTGCCGGACTCGCCCGCGATCTCATCCTGTATCAACCGGAACAGTGTTGTCTTGCCTGCGCCATTGCGACCGACCAGGCCGACACGCGCTCCACTCGGGACCGCGACGGTCGCTTGGTCGATCAGGAGGCGTGCTCCGAGCCGATAGGTCAGTTCATTGATCTGCAGCATCGCAGTCTTGTGCCGTTTGCCGGCCTCGCCCGCAAGTCCTGCGTGTCGATGCGAGCCGTTAGCAGGCGTTACCCGCGCGGTTTGCCATGTCTTCGACATAGTCCGGTCGCGATGCTGCCTTGGACAAGCGTGAGGACATGGTGTTGAAAAGCTGTGGACAACATGTGATTCGGCCAAGTCATGCGTCTTGATGTCAGTTTGTTCTCCATTCCCGCTCTGGCGGTCGCCGTTGGCGGCCTTGTGATGGGCATTGCGCTGGTCCTGGGTGGAGCGGGAAATGTTTCGCGCCTTGAACTTCTGCGCACCGATCCATACGCTTGGCCCGGGGTTCATGCGCCAGCACAGGCTCCCCAAAGCATTCCTGCGACGCTTCCGCCCCCGGCCGCCTGAGGCTCCGGAAGGCATCCTCTGCGCGATCGGCTTGAAAGTTTGAACAGAATGGGTGCATTTCCGGCAAAAGTCGGCCGTAACTGCTAAGATCTGTTGCTTTCAAAGCGCAACCGATGGCACTTCCCATGGTGGCTCCGCTGACGGGAGCTAAAGCCGCTTGACCCCGTTCCCTCAGGTCCGGACGATGCGGACGGAAGGTGAGAATCGGGGCGATGTTGCAGCTGACGCGTGTTCCGTTCTTCAAGGACGCGGATTTGGATTTTGACGCCTACGAGCAGCGCTGCAACTGGCGCCGGT
This portion of the Chelatococcus sp. YT9 genome encodes:
- a CDS encoding DNA polymerase III subunit chi → MTEVLFYHLQRQPLEGVLPTLVEKSLERGWRVAIEVPERERLAALDDHLWTYREESFLPHGTQADPDASSQPVVLTTSPDNPNDASVRFLVDGATLSVEAASYDRIVVLFDGNDDEALAEARGQWRVAREQGFDVTYWQQDEQGRWQKKA
- a CDS encoding peptidase S10 yields the protein MLLSARSERDHEDDGGRHHRRARWPARAVVTGALLGLALLSPIEAARTVVAQEPVRQGQEPARQGGQAEASQGPGQRQQRQASSEPADLRLPAPVTTSHSLPAALGSLKYKATAGSIVLNDQAGRPTAEIAYVAYVLDGQDPATRPIAFAFNGGPGAASAYLHFGAMGPQRLPFGNQGQGPSSPPILTDNPETWLPFTDLVFVDPVGTGFSRFLREDQDLRQQFWSVSGDVASLSRFVTRYLTENDRLRSPKVLVGESYGGFRVPKIARALQGDYGVGINGLYIISPVLDFNLKAEGLPFSTAARLPSLVAAARAAKGEPLTREGLAEVEAYALGDYLVDVLKGPRDKAAVARIVDKVHQLTGLDRDFLARAGGQPDMTDVARELGRPRSEVASYYDALITGLDQDPWATRASFDDPVLDASMAPLTSATVDYTRRVLNYEVNRPYELLNGEINRRWSWGTRREGPEAARDLRAAMALDPSMTVVVTHGFTDLVTPYLETRLVLDRLPPTIANPERLRLEVVPGGHMFYTRDDSRKALRDSAERLFKAVGQRL
- a CDS encoding ABC-F family ATP-binding cassette domain-containing protein, giving the protein MLQINELTYRLGARLLIDQATVAVPSGARVGLVGRNGAGKTTLFRLIQDEIAGESGSITRPKNWRIGAVAQEAPSGPETLIEVVLAADTERAALLAEAETTTDPMRRADIEIRLVDIDAHSAPARAAAILHGLGFDAEAQARPCSSFSGGWRMRVALAAVLFTEPDLLLLDEPTNYLDLEGTLWLYDYLGRYPHTVLVISHDRDLLDTAVDHILHLDQGKLTVYRGGYTSFDRQRREKQALQSKARMKQEAERKHLSAFVERFRAKASKARQAQSRLKRLEKMEPIAAVAGEEVLPFHLQGPDRPLSPPLIAIEGVGVGYGDRTVLDRLNLTLLPDDRIALLGSNGNGKSTFAKLLSGRLAPMKGQVTHSPKLKTAYFAQHQLDELSLAETPLQHVAALMPDAPQAKQRARAAQFGFSGARAETPVDKLSGGEKARLLMGLAAFGGAHLLILDEPTNHLDIDSRQALVEAINDYTGAVVLISHDRFLIEACAERLWLVSNGTVKSYDGDMDDYRRLVLGLDKSGSGGNREEAKTPAAAPSRPAGAARPSLNAMRKRVTELDARIAKLTAAIEKVDTALADPAAFRDNPTKAAELARMRNEAAEALARTEDEWLDATATLEGAQG